A genomic window from Carassius gibelio isolate Cgi1373 ecotype wild population from Czech Republic chromosome A11, carGib1.2-hapl.c, whole genome shotgun sequence includes:
- the LOC128022213 gene encoding PAT complex subunit Asterix — protein MTVNNMADPRRPTKIFRYKPPNTETNPTLEDPTPDYMNLLGMIFSMCGLMLKLKWCAWIAVYCSFISFANSRSSEDTKQMMSSFMLSISAVVMSYLQNPQPMSPPW, from the exons ATGACCGTGAACAACATGGCAGATCCAAGACGACCGACTAAGATTTTTCG CTACAAGCCACCTAATACAGAAACCAACCCCACATTGGAAGATCCTACACCTGATTACATGAACCTGCTCGGCATGATCTTCAGCATGTGTGGCCTGATGCTCAAG CTTAAATGGTGTGCGTGGATTGCAGTGTATTGCTCGTTCATCAGTTTTGCCAATTCACGGAGCTCAGAGGACACTAAACAAATGATGAGCAGCTTCAT GCTGTCCATATCGGCCGTCGTGATGTCGTATTTGCAGAACCCACAGCCCATGTCGCCACCGTGGTAA